From Methanoculleus sp. SDB, the proteins below share one genomic window:
- a CDS encoding metal-binding-like protein produces the protein MGDTVRLGIIICDRYRTCGGGKCLRALRNREGAFERYAGKDVELVGFASCNGCPGGNIEYVPEEMKKNGAEVIHLATGMVVGYPPCPRIPYFTRFIREKYGMDVVAGTHPIPENYYTTHRELGSWDSDTWKELIAPTLTDEKTRLAYD, from the coding sequence ATGGGAGACACAGTCAGACTGGGAATCATCATATGCGACAGGTACCGGACCTGTGGCGGGGGCAAGTGCCTGCGGGCACTGCGCAACCGCGAAGGGGCCTTTGAGCGGTATGCAGGAAAAGACGTGGAGCTTGTCGGATTTGCATCCTGCAACGGGTGCCCCGGCGGGAACATCGAGTACGTCCCGGAGGAAATGAAAAAGAACGGTGCGGAGGTTATCCATCTTGCCACCGGCATGGTTGTCGGCTATCCTCCCTGCCCCCGGATCCCCTATTTTACCCGGTTTATCAGGGAAAAATACGGGATGGACGTCGTTGCCGGCACGCACCCGATTCCTGAGAATTATTACACAACCCACCGGGAGCTCGGTTCATGGGACTCGGATACGTGGAAAGAGCTCATTGCGCCGACACTCACGGACGAGAAAACCCGGCTTGCGTACGACTGA
- a CDS encoding SAM-dependent methyltransferase, which yields MEGWNPSDYHSHSSAQEAWAQELFPKLELNGGERLLDLGCGDGKVTAALSRRIPDGVVIGLDRSPGMISFARSAYPEQQYRNLSFMQGDFTDLGFANAFDVVFSNAALHWASDHRPVLEGITRALAPGGRCLLQMGGRGNAADILAVVDEITNQKPWKQYFTGFSFPYGFYGPEEYREWLAGAGLVGVECRLFEKDMIQPDTGGLAGWIRTTWHPYTTRVPEEKREEFIAAIVSCYLDRFPPGSHNRIHVRMMRLEVAAEKPDVWA from the coding sequence ATGGAAGGCTGGAATCCTTCGGATTACCATTCACACTCATCAGCGCAGGAAGCCTGGGCGCAGGAACTGTTTCCGAAACTGGAGCTCAACGGCGGCGAACGCCTGCTGGATCTCGGGTGCGGCGACGGCAAGGTAACCGCGGCACTCTCCCGCCGGATTCCGGACGGAGTTGTTATCGGCCTGGATCGCTCTCCGGGCATGATCTCTTTTGCACGGAGCGCCTACCCGGAGCAGCAGTACAGGAACCTTTCTTTTATGCAGGGGGATTTTACCGATCTCGGATTTGCAAATGCATTCGATGTTGTGTTTTCCAACGCGGCCCTCCACTGGGCATCCGACCACCGCCCGGTACTGGAAGGGATCACCCGCGCTCTCGCACCCGGGGGCCGGTGCCTGCTCCAGATGGGCGGCCGGGGAAATGCCGCCGACATTCTTGCCGTTGTTGACGAAATCACGAACCAAAAACCCTGGAAGCAGTACTTCACGGGATTTTCCTTCCCGTACGGCTTCTACGGGCCCGAAGAGTACCGGGAATGGCTCGCCGGGGCAGGGCTTGTTGGAGTGGAGTGCAGACTCTTTGAGAAGGATATGATCCAGCCGGATACCGGGGGGCTTGCCGGGTGGATTCGCACCACATGGCACCCGTATACAACACGAGTTCCGGAGGAAAAACGCGAGGAATTCATCGCGGCGATTGTCAGCTGCTATCTCGACCGGTTCCCGCCTGGCAGCCACAACAGGATCCATGTCCGGATGATGCGCCTCGAAGTGGCGGCGGAAAAACCGGATGTCTGGGCCTGA